One region of Paraburkholderia phymatum STM815 genomic DNA includes:
- a CDS encoding glutaminase, which translates to MDYSRILEQIHADLQPWLDKGRVADYIPELATVPVNSFGMAVVTTAGDVFRVGQADTRFSIQSISKLFACTMAFKLLGDDLWQRVGREPSGNAFNSLVQLEAEQGKPRNPFINAGALVVTDVLSRRFVKAETALVEFMRRVTGVPSIDYDMRVAQSELQHAHRNRAMAHFMASFGNMEMPPEVVVDAYCRQCAISMSCVELAQAALYLSNGGVVPSTGERILDPSSAKRLSALMLTCGTYDAAGDFVYRVGLPAKSGVGGGIVALLPGEMAVCVWSPGLDNNGNSLAGVLALEWLTTQTGRSIF; encoded by the coding sequence TCGACAAGGGGCGCGTCGCCGATTACATCCCCGAACTCGCGACAGTGCCCGTGAACAGCTTCGGCATGGCCGTGGTCACAACGGCAGGCGACGTCTTTCGCGTGGGCCAGGCCGACACGCGTTTCTCGATTCAGAGTATCTCCAAGCTGTTCGCATGCACGATGGCGTTCAAGCTTCTCGGTGACGACCTATGGCAGCGTGTGGGCCGCGAACCGTCGGGCAATGCGTTCAATTCGCTCGTGCAGCTCGAAGCCGAGCAGGGCAAGCCGCGCAATCCCTTCATCAACGCGGGCGCGCTCGTTGTCACCGACGTATTGAGCCGCCGCTTCGTGAAGGCGGAGACCGCGCTCGTCGAATTCATGCGGCGCGTGACGGGCGTCCCGTCGATCGACTACGACATGCGCGTCGCGCAGTCTGAATTGCAGCACGCACATCGCAATCGCGCGATGGCGCATTTCATGGCGAGCTTCGGCAACATGGAGATGCCGCCCGAAGTCGTCGTCGATGCGTATTGCCGGCAGTGTGCGATTTCGATGAGCTGCGTCGAGCTTGCGCAGGCCGCGCTGTATTTGAGCAACGGCGGCGTGGTGCCGTCGACAGGCGAGCGGATTCTCGATCCGAGTTCCGCCAAGCGTTTATCTGCGCTGATGTTGACGTGTGGCACCTACGATGCCGCGGGCGACTTTGTCTATCGCGTCGGCTTGCCTGCGAAGAGCGGCGTGGGCGGCGGCATCGTCGCGCTGTTGCCGGGCGAGATGGCCGTGTGCGTGTGGTCGCCGGGGCTGGACAATAACGGCAACTCGCTGGCGGGCGTGCTGGCGTTGGAATGGCTGACCACTCAAACAGGCCGCTCGATTTTCTAG